In Planctomycetia bacterium, one DNA window encodes the following:
- the arsB gene encoding ACR3 family arsenite efflux transporter: MEPDASPRRLNVFERYLTLWVALCMVVGVALGRLAPGAVDALRRLEFGGGSQINAPIAVLIWLMIYPMMLKIDFASIVNVGKRPRGLLITCFVNWLVKPFSMALIGYVFFKHLFAPWIGAEQADQYIAGVIILAAAPCTAMVFVWSYLTRGDAAYTLVQVSVNDLLMLVLFAPIVTLLVSGASSLTVPFTVLLYAVVCFIVIPLAAGAITRTALIRSHGAEWFEQAFLPKFHPVAVLALLATLVLIFAFQADNITNRSLHVALIAVPILIQVYFNSSLVYGLMKLFRVPHRVAAPGALIGASNFFELAVATAIALYGPESGAALATVVGVLVEVPVMLSVCAICNRTRHWFEATAPEDCPVPAPGCCANWRAFAETRAG, translated from the coding sequence ATGGAACCGGATGCTTCGCCGCGGCGGCTGAATGTCTTCGAGCGTTATCTCACGCTCTGGGTCGCTCTGTGCATGGTGGTCGGCGTCGCGCTCGGCAGGCTCGCGCCGGGGGCGGTGGACGCGCTGCGGCGGCTGGAGTTCGGCGGCGGGAGCCAGATCAACGCCCCGATCGCCGTGCTGATCTGGCTGATGATCTACCCGATGATGTTAAAGATCGATTTCGCGTCGATCGTCAACGTCGGCAAGCGCCCCCGCGGCCTGCTGATCACCTGCTTCGTCAACTGGCTGGTCAAGCCGTTCAGCATGGCGCTGATCGGGTATGTGTTCTTCAAGCACCTGTTCGCGCCGTGGATCGGCGCGGAGCAGGCCGACCAGTACATTGCCGGCGTCATCATTCTGGCGGCGGCGCCGTGCACGGCGATGGTCTTCGTGTGGAGCTACCTGACGCGAGGCGATGCGGCGTACACGCTGGTGCAGGTCTCGGTGAACGACCTGCTGATGCTGGTGCTGTTCGCGCCGATCGTGACGCTGCTGGTCAGCGGGGCGTCGTCGCTGACGGTGCCGTTCACGGTGCTGCTGTACGCCGTCGTGTGTTTCATCGTGATTCCGCTGGCGGCCGGAGCGATCACGCGGACGGCGTTGATTCGCTCGCACGGGGCCGAGTGGTTCGAGCAGGCGTTCCTGCCGAAGTTTCATCCGGTGGCGGTGCTGGCGCTGCTGGCCACGCTCGTTCTCATTTTCGCGTTTCAGGCCGACAACATCACGAATCGCTCGTTGCACGTTGCGTTGATCGCCGTTCCGATTTTGATCCAGGTCTATTTCAATTCATCACTGGTTTACGGATTGATGAAACTCTTTCGCGTGCCGCATCGGGTCGCTGCGCCCGGCGCATTGATCGGGGCGAGCAATTTCTTTGAGCTGGCGGTCGCGACGGCCATCGCGCTGTACGGCCCCGAGTCGGGCGCGGCGTTGGCGACGGTGGTCGGGGTGCTGGTCGAAGTGCCGGTGATGTTGAGCGTTTGCGCGATCTGCAATCGCACGCGGCACTGGTTCGAGGCGACCGCGCCGGAAGACTGCCCCGTCCCCGCGCCGGGCTGCTGTGCGAACTGGAGGGCCTTTGCCGAAACCCGCGCGGGCTAG